GCCCATCTCCTTCCTGGGCTACTTCGCGATGCTCATCTACAGCGTCGCGAACCTGCTCGTCATCGACCACCCGAAGGCGGGCCGGTGGGTGACGTACCTGTCGCTGTGCTTCGACCTGCTCATCACCGTGGTGCTCATCGCCCGGCCGCAGGTGGGCGGTGGCCTCCAGAGCCCGCTGCTGGCGACGCAGCTGCTCTTCACCACGCTCTTCGCCATCCTCTTCCCCAAGCCGTTGGCCATCCTGCCGCCGCTGCTGGCGCTGCCCATCACCACGCGCCTGGACCTGCTCCTCAACCGCTCCGTGACGGCCGTGGAGCTACTCACGCTGCTCTGGTACCTGGGGCTCAACTTCATCATCGTCTACGTGCTCGTGTACCTGAACGAGCGCGAGGCCACCGCGCACCGCGAGGTGGTGTCCCTGCAGGGCGACCTGAAGGAATTGGCGGTGGTGGAGGAGCGCAACCGGCTGGCGCGCGAAATCCATGACGGCCTGGGCGCGTCCCTGTCCTCGATGATCATCCAGGCGGAGTACATCCTGAACCTCGCGCGCGAGGACGGGCTGCGCACGGAGATCCGCGAGATGAAGGCCACCGCGGAGGAGTCGATTGAAGAGCTGCGCCGCAACCTGCGGATGATGCGCGACGACTTCGAGCTGGCGCAGGGCCTGGAGGACTACGTCAAGACGTTCCGCGACCGCACCGGGCAGGACATCCGCTTCGAGCGCACGGGCCTGGCGCGCAAGCTGCCCCCGGACGCGCAGTTGGCGCTCTTCCGCATCCTCCAGGAGTGTCTGTCCAACGCCGCGAAGCACGCCGAGGCGAAGGAGGTCCAGGTGCGCCTGGACTTCAGCCCGGAGGGCGTGCACCTGGTGGTCCGCGACAACGGCAAGGGCTTCGACCCGGGCCGCACGCCGCGCGGACACTACGGCCTGCTCAACATGCGTGAGCGGGCCATGAAGCTCGGGGGTTCCATCGTGGTGGACTCGGCGCCCGGCGCCGGGGCCCAGGTGGCCTTCTCCCTTCCCTGTCTTTCCGCCTGACACGCACCGGAGATCCGCCCCGTGGACCCGACCCCGAATGCCGCCGCCCTCCCCATCCGCGTGTTCGTCGTGGAGGACCAGACCAAGATCTTGAAGAACCAGCTGCGCCTCTTCGAGGGCCACCCGGACATCGACATCGTGGGCACCGCGCTGTCCGGCGAGGCCGCGCTGGTCGAGGTCGAGCGCGAGCAGCCGGACGTGCTGCTGCTGGATTTGGGGCTGCCGCGCATGAGCGGCATCGACGTCACCCGCGAGGTGAAGGCGCGCTTCCCGAAGGTGGAGATCCTGATCTTCACCATCTTCGACGAGGAGGACAAAGTCCTCGAGGCCGTGAAGGCGGGCGCGTCCGGCTACCTGCTCAAGGGCGCGACGGTGGACAAGATCGTCGAGGCCATCAAGGAGGTGCGCGCGGGCGGCACGGTCATCCAGCCGAACCTGGCGCGGCGCCTGTTGCGCCACTTCCGCGTGGAGCCGGACACCGCGCCCGTGCCCACGGAGCCGCTGGCCGTGTCGCCGTCCGCCTCGGAGCCGGCTGCTCCGGCTTCCGCGCAGGAGCCGCTGCTCAAGCCCCTATCGGATCGCGAGCGCGAGATCCTCCAGCTCATCGCCAAGGGCGTGTCCAACAGCGAGGCGGCCCGGCTGCTGTCGCTCTCCAAGGCGACCATCCGCACGCACCTGGAGCACATCTACCGGAAGCTCGAAGTGACGAACCGCGTGGAGGCCGTCACCGAGGGCATCCGCAAGGGCCTCATCTCCGTCTAGTAGCGGGCCCTGATGGGCCGGCCCGTTTCTTTTCACGGACGACGCGGTGCGTGGCCTCTACAGTGGGGAGTCTTCGTTCCCCACTGACAGGAGCCCCACCATGGACGTCCGCGCCGCCGTCGCCTTCGAGGCCGGCAAGCCCCTGAGCATCGAAACCGTGCACCTGGAGGGCCCCAAGGCGGGCGAGGTGCTGATCGAGCTGAAGGCCACCGGCCTGTGCCACACCGACGAGTTCACCCGCTCCGGCGCGGACCCGGAGGGCCTGTTCCCCGCCATCTTCGGTCACGAGGGCGCGGGCATCGTCGTGGACGTGGGCCCGGGCGTCACCAGCGTGAAGAAGGGCGACCACGTCATCCCGCTCTACACGCCGGAGTGCCGCGGCTGTAAGTCGTGCCTGTCCCAGAAGACGAACCTGTGCACGGCCATCCGCGCCACGCAGGGCAAGGGCCTGATGCCGGATGGCACCAGCCGCTTCCGCCTGGGCAAGCAGATGATCCACCACTACATGGGCTGCTCCACCTTCGCGAACTACACGGTGCTGCCGGAGATCGCGGTGGCGAAGATCCGCGAGGACGCCCCCTTCGAGAAGGTCTGCTACATCGGTTGCGGCGTCACCACGGGCGTGGGCGCCGTCGTCTACACCGCGAAGGTGGAGGCCGGCGCGAAGGTCGTCGTCTTCGGCCTGGGCGGCATCGGCCTGAACGTCGTGCAGGCCGCGCGCATGGTGGGCGCGGACATGATCGTCGGCGTGGACCTGAACCCCGCTCGCAAGGAGATCGCGGAGAAGTTCGGGATGACGCACTTCGTGAACCCGAAGGAAGTGGAAGGCGACCTCGTCCCCTACCTGGTGAACCTCACCGGCGGCGGCGCGGACTACAGCTTCGAGTGCATCGGCAACGTGAAGACGATGCGCCAGGCGCTGGAGTGCTGCCACCGCGGCTGGGGCGAGAGCATCATCATCGGCGTGGCGGGCGCGGGGCAGGAGATCAGCACCCGTCCGTTCCAGCTCGTCACCGGCCGCGTGTGGAAGGGCAGCGCGTTCGGCGGCGCCCGGGGCCGCACGGACGTGCCGAAGATCGTTGACTGGTACATGGACGGGAAGATCCAGGTCGACCCTCTCATCACCCACACGCTGAAGCTGGAGGAGATCAACCACGGCTTCGACCTGATGCACGAGGGCAAGTCCATCCGCAGCGTGGTGAAGTACGGATGAGCGCCGTGACTCCCACGCTCGTCAGCGAACACGCGTGCTTCGGGGGGACGCAGTCCTTCTGGAAGCACCCGTCCGAGGCCTGCGGCGGTGAGATGCGCTTCAGCGTCTACACCCCGCCCCAGGCGAAGCACGGCCAGGTGCCCGTGCTCTACTACCTGGCGGGCCTCACCTGCACGGAGGAGACGTTCGCCACCAAGGGCGGCGCGCAGCGCGTGGCGGCGGAGCTGGGGCTGATGCTCGTGGCGCCGGACACCAGTCCTCGCGGCGCGGGCATCCCCGGCGAGGACGCGGACTGGGACTTCGGCACCGGCGCGGGCTTCTACCTGGACGCCACCCAGGAGCCGTGGAAGGCGCGCTACCGCATGGGGACGTATGTCACCCAGGAGCTGCCCGGCATCCTCGGCGCGCACTTCCCCGCGCGCATGGACCGCGAGGGCATCTTCGGGCACTCGATGGGCGGGCACGGCGCGCTGGTGACGGCGCTCCGGAACCCGGGCCGGTACAAGTCCGTGTCCGCGTTCGCCCCCATTGGCGCGCCCATCCGTAGCCCCTGGGGCAAGAAGGCCTTTGGCGGCTACCTGGGACCGGACGAGGCGGCGTGGCGCGAGTACGACGCCACGGAGCTGCTGAAGGCCGGCCGGCGCGTGCCGGCGCTGCTCGTGGACCAGGGGACGAAGGACAAGTTCTTGCCGGACCAGCTGCACCCGCACTTCCTCCAGGAAGCCTGCGAGGCGGCGGGCCAGCCCCTCACCCTGCGCATGCAGGAGGGGTACGACCACGGCTACTACTTCGTCTCCACGTTCATGGAAGACCACCTGCGCCACCATGGCGCGGCGCTGAACGCGGGCTGAAGCCGCGGCCCGGGCACTCATGCCCCTCAATCCCCTTCCCTCCCTGGCCCGAAACGTGGGAGGCGTGGGGGCATGAGTGCTTCCTTCAAGTCCCTGGGCCTGTCCCCCGAAACGCTGGGCGCCGTGAAGCGTGCCCGCTTCGGTACCCCCACGCCCATCCAGGCGCAGGCCATCCCGCCCGCGCTGTCCGGCCGCGACGTCATCGGCTGCGCGGCCACCGGCACCGGCAAGACGGCCGCCTACCTGCTCCCCATGATTGAGCGCTTCGCGGGCGAGAAGGGCACGCGCGGCCTCATCCTCACCCCCACGCGCGAACTGGCGCAGCAGGTGGAGGAGCAGGCCCGCTTCTTCGGCGAGCCCCTGGGCGTCCTGCCCGTCCTCATCGTCGGCGGCGAGGACATGAACGCGCAGGTGGATGCGCTGCGCGAGCGCCCCACCCTCATCGTCGCCACGCCGGGCCGGCTCGTGGACCTCTTGGGCGTGAAGGCCGTGAACCTGCATCGCATCCAGACGCTGGTGCTGGATGAGGCGGACCGGATGCTCGACATGGGCTTCCTGCCGCAGATCAACCAGATCCTCCACGCGCTGCCCCGCGAGCGCCAGACGCTGCTGTTCTCCGCCACCCTGGGCGCGGACGTGACGCGCTTCGGACAGCGCGCCCTGCACAAGCCCGTGCGCGTGGAGGTCACCCCCAGCGGCACGCCCGCGCCCCGCGCCGAACAGCACCTCTACATCGTGAAGCCCGAGGAGAAGTGGCCCCTGCTCCTCACGCTGCTCTCACAGGACCAGGCCAGCGCGCTCGTGTTCGTGCGCACCCAGCAGCGCGCGGACAAGATGAAGGAATTGCTCGCCGCCGCGGGCCACAAGTCCGCCGCCCTGCACGCGGGCCGCACGCAGGCCCAGCGGCGTCAGGCGTTGGAGGGCTTCCGCCGGGGGCAGTACCGCTGCCTCGTGGCCACCGACCTGGCGGCGCGCGGACTGGACGTGGATGACATCGGCCATGTCATCAGCCTGGACGTGCCGCACGGACCGGAGGACTACGTGCACCGCATCGGCCGCACCGCTCGCGCGGCGGCCAGTGGGCGGGCGTCGCTGTTCGCGTTGGAGGTGGAGCGCCGGACGCTCCAGGACATCGAGCGCATCATCCGCCAGGAGCTTCCGCGCACGGAGGTTCCCCGGAGGGATCCCCTCTTCAAGCGGGAGATGGAGGCGTTCGCGGCGAAGCAGCGCGACCCGGGGCCGCCCCAGGCCGACCATGGGCGCTCCAAGCGGCCCGAGGGCGCGGCGCCCGGGCGGCATGCCCGGACGCACGGCAAGGGCCGGCCAAAGGGCCCCAGCGGTCAGTGATCGTGGCCGTCGTCAGGGCCGTGCGCGTGGCCGTGCTCGAGCTCCTCGGGCGTGGCGGCGCGCACTTCCTTGATGGTGACCTCGAAGTGCAGCTCCTTGCCGGCGAACGGGTGGTTGAAGTCCACCAGCACCGTGTCCTTGCGCACTTCCTTCACCAGGAAGTCGACCTCGTCGCCCTCCGGATCCGTGGCGCTCAGGATGCCGCCGGCCTTGATCTCCAGGTCCTCGGGGAACTCGGTCCGGGGGACCTCTTCCACGCCTTCCGGATCGTAGTCGCCGTAGCCGTCCGCCGCGGAGACGACCGTCTTCAGCGACTCGCCCGCGGCCTTGCCCTCCAGCGCCTTCTCCAGGCCGGGGACGATCTCCTCGTAGCCGTGCAGGTAGACGAGCGGCTCGCCCGCCTCGCTCTCGTCCACGACCTTCCCGTCGCCGAGGTGCAGCTTGTAGTCAATGGCGACAACACTGTCCTTGCCGATTTTCATGGGGCCCTCATAGCGCATTCAGTCATGTCGCGGTGGAAGGATGATGCTCACCGTTACGGCGTGCACAGGGACGTCCTACCAGCGCATGTGCAGCTCGAAGCGGCCGTGGCCGTCATCGGACTCCAGGACGGCGCTGGGGTTGGCGGCCCCGGCCTGGCGCAGGGCCTCCTCGCAGCACCCCGCCGCGGCCTCCGCCGGAAAGGGGTAGCCCTGGAACGTCACCCGCCAGTCCCTGGGGCCCAGCTCCGTGGAGGTGATCTCCACCGGCTCCATCACGGAGCGGAAGCTCAGCGCCACCCGCTTCATCGCGCGGTCCGGGCCCGCGACCTTCAGGGCCACGTTCACCACCTTGCCCACCAGCGTCTCGAAGTAGCCGCGAACCAGGTCCCGGCCCATCTGCCGCAGGGCCTCCTCGCGAGGCCGGCCCGCGTACGCGGCCTGCAGCACCAGGTTCTGGCAGCGCAGGAACACCGACGCCGGATAGCTGGCCCTGGGCCTGTCCGGGTCATAGCCCGCCGCCGCCATGCGCTCGCGCAACGCATTGTCCAACCGCACGCAGCGCAGCAGCGATTCGAACAGCGTGGACTGGATGACGACCTCGGCCGGGGACATGGGCGCTCGAATTGGGGAAACGCGTTGAAACCGGTAAGGCGCGCGACACTACCCTTTCGGGTCCTGGAAGCGAGCCCTCTGGCGACATCACGTCCAACGCTTGTCGTTTCAAGGCCTTGCAGCGGCCAGGGAGGCAATCGACCGTCCTTGGAAACACTTTCCGGGCAGGGCCGTCCGTGAGCCAGGCGATGGAAGGCGTCACGGACGAAGTGCTCATGGACCAGTTCTGCCAGGGAGACCAGCCGGCGTTCGAGGCGCTGTTCGCCCGCCACGCCGGGCGTGTGCACGGCTTCCTCGCCCGCATGGTGAGGGACGGGCCGCTGGCGGAGGACCTCATGCAGACGACCTTCCTGTCCGTCATCCGCGCCCGGGGCCGCTACGAGCGGGGCACGCGCTTCACCCCCTGGCTGCTCACCATCGCGGCGAACGCGGCCCGGGACGCCCTGCGGCATCAGCAGCACGTGGACGCGCACGCGCACGCGCCGCCAGAAGGCCCCACGTCGGTGGATGCACCGGATGGGGACCCGGTCATGCGCAGGCGCATCGAGGACGCGCTCCAGCAATTGCCCCTGGAGCAGCGCGAGGCGGTGGTCCTGAGCAAGGTGGAGGGCTGGTCCTTCGAGGAGATCGCCGAGATGCGCGGTATCCGCGCGGGCGCGGCCCGGCTCCGGGCGCACCGGGGCTACGAGAAGCTGCGCGAGCTGCTGGGCGGATTGGAGGACATGTCATGAGTCCTCCAGTCGACCCGTGGCGGTCCGCCCCTCCCCGCCTGGATCCGCAGGCGATGGAGCGTGCGCTGGCGGCCTCGCGCGCGGAGCTGGCCTTGAAGCGGCCGGTGCGCGGGTGGCGTTCGCAGGCGGTGGGGCTGTTCGCGGCGTCCGCGGGCATGGCGCTCGCGGTGGCGGGCGTGCTGCTGGCGCTGGGGCGCACCACGGGCTCGGTGCTGATGGGCCGCGCGCCCCTGCTGGCGATGCTGCTGTCCACCGGCGCGGTGTGCTCCTGGGGGGCGCTGTCCCCGCGCGGGCGCGGGCTGCGGTGGGTGGGCGTGGGCATGGCGCTGGCGAGCGCCGCGCTGCTGGTGCTGACGCGGGCCACCCCGCGGGGCCCTTCCACCCTCCCCGAGTGGGTGTGCACGGTAAGCCACGTGGCGCTGGCGCTGGTGCCGTTGGTGGTGGCGCTGGTGGCGTTGCGGTCGGCGGTGTTCGACCCGCTGCGCGCGGCGGTGGCGGGAATGGCGGTGGGGACGGTGGGCGCGGTCGTGGGCGAGCTGGCGTGTGAGCAGGGCCCCGGCCACGTGGCCATCTATCACCTGGGGGCGTGGGCGCTGTTGACGCTCGCGACCTGGGCGCTGTCGAAACGACTCAAACCCCGGACCTACGCACCATGAAGCACGATCCCTCGCTCATCTTGACGGAAGACGTGGACGGCGCGCCGTTGCACATGGGCGCGGCGGTGATGATCGTCCGCACCGAACCGGATGACTCCGTGTCGGAGCGCTTCCTGGGCCGGGTGGGCGTCGTCGTGGCGCTGGTGTTCGACGATCCGCCCACGCAGTACCCCAGCGACCCGCTCATCCAGGTGCGCGTGGCCGGCGTGGGCGAAGACCTGTTCTTCGCCCGGGAGCTCGTCGAGGTGCCCCAGGGTCACTTCGTCGCGTTCGGGTCGTCCAGCTCCGGGTAGTGCCGGAAGATGCCCTGCTGGTTGAAGGGCTGGGCGCGCTTGGACTGCTTGTACGCGGTGATGCGCGGGCGCTCCGAGATGCGCTGGTGCAACGCCATCACGCCGGGGATTTCTGGAGCGACGCGGCGCATGGCATTGGGAAAGGCATACAGCAGGCCTTCCACCAGTTGGTACAGCGCCAGCTCCGGATAGGAGAAGTCGCGGCCCAGGAGGAACTTCCCGCCGCCCTGCGTATTCGACTTCAGCACACGCTCGAAGTAGCCCAGGAACTTCGGGATGCGCTGGGTGCGGAAGTCCTCGGCGCGCTGCTTCGCGGCGTCCTTCTGCTCGTCGTAGTACTTCATGACGGCGAGCGGGTGGTGCGTGTCGTGTGCTTCCGCCACGGCATCCGCGACGGTGAACTGGAGTTGACGGGCGTGCAGCCGCGAGCCTTCGTCCGAGGGGACCAGCCGAAGCGCTCACCGAGGTAAGCGCAGATATTGGGCGCCTGGGAGAAGACGACGTCGCCCACCTTGAGCACGGGCGGCGCGTAGGCGGGCACGGGCCCCCTGGCAATCATGTCGGAGACGGCCTTGGCGCCGGATTGCAGGCCCACGTCGACCCAGTCCGCGCCCGCCTCCTCCAGCACCAGCCGCACGAACTCGCCCCGGCCGGGAATGCCGG
The sequence above is drawn from the Corallococcus sp. NCRR genome and encodes:
- a CDS encoding sensor histidine kinase: MDSDPRPGDDHPAHDLKARVRAVLERRNLTDNVSAEQAAASWEQDRFVARARALFYARMMFLTLGLLILAVPAWSGYFGFNGPISFLGYFAMLIYSVANLLVIDHPKAGRWVTYLSLCFDLLITVVLIARPQVGGGLQSPLLATQLLFTTLFAILFPKPLAILPPLLALPITTRLDLLLNRSVTAVELLTLLWYLGLNFIIVYVLVYLNEREATAHREVVSLQGDLKELAVVEERNRLAREIHDGLGASLSSMIIQAEYILNLAREDGLRTEIREMKATAEESIEELRRNLRMMRDDFELAQGLEDYVKTFRDRTGQDIRFERTGLARKLPPDAQLALFRILQECLSNAAKHAEAKEVQVRLDFSPEGVHLVVRDNGKGFDPGRTPRGHYGLLNMRERAMKLGGSIVVDSAPGAGAQVAFSLPCLSA
- a CDS encoding response regulator yields the protein MDPTPNAAALPIRVFVVEDQTKILKNQLRLFEGHPDIDIVGTALSGEAALVEVEREQPDVLLLDLGLPRMSGIDVTREVKARFPKVEILIFTIFDEEDKVLEAVKAGASGYLLKGATVDKIVEAIKEVRAGGTVIQPNLARRLLRHFRVEPDTAPVPTEPLAVSPSASEPAAPASAQEPLLKPLSDREREILQLIAKGVSNSEAARLLSLSKATIRTHLEHIYRKLEVTNRVEAVTEGIRKGLISV
- a CDS encoding S-(hydroxymethyl)glutathione dehydrogenase/class III alcohol dehydrogenase, coding for MDVRAAVAFEAGKPLSIETVHLEGPKAGEVLIELKATGLCHTDEFTRSGADPEGLFPAIFGHEGAGIVVDVGPGVTSVKKGDHVIPLYTPECRGCKSCLSQKTNLCTAIRATQGKGLMPDGTSRFRLGKQMIHHYMGCSTFANYTVLPEIAVAKIREDAPFEKVCYIGCGVTTGVGAVVYTAKVEAGAKVVVFGLGGIGLNVVQAARMVGADMIVGVDLNPARKEIAEKFGMTHFVNPKEVEGDLVPYLVNLTGGGADYSFECIGNVKTMRQALECCHRGWGESIIIGVAGAGQEISTRPFQLVTGRVWKGSAFGGARGRTDVPKIVDWYMDGKIQVDPLITHTLKLEEINHGFDLMHEGKSIRSVVKYG
- the fghA gene encoding S-formylglutathione hydrolase → MSAVTPTLVSEHACFGGTQSFWKHPSEACGGEMRFSVYTPPQAKHGQVPVLYYLAGLTCTEETFATKGGAQRVAAELGLMLVAPDTSPRGAGIPGEDADWDFGTGAGFYLDATQEPWKARYRMGTYVTQELPGILGAHFPARMDREGIFGHSMGGHGALVTALRNPGRYKSVSAFAPIGAPIRSPWGKKAFGGYLGPDEAAWREYDATELLKAGRRVPALLVDQGTKDKFLPDQLHPHFLQEACEAAGQPLTLRMQEGYDHGYYFVSTFMEDHLRHHGAALNAG
- a CDS encoding DEAD/DEAH box helicase; the encoded protein is MSASFKSLGLSPETLGAVKRARFGTPTPIQAQAIPPALSGRDVIGCAATGTGKTAAYLLPMIERFAGEKGTRGLILTPTRELAQQVEEQARFFGEPLGVLPVLIVGGEDMNAQVDALRERPTLIVATPGRLVDLLGVKAVNLHRIQTLVLDEADRMLDMGFLPQINQILHALPRERQTLLFSATLGADVTRFGQRALHKPVRVEVTPSGTPAPRAEQHLYIVKPEEKWPLLLTLLSQDQASALVFVRTQQRADKMKELLAAAGHKSAALHAGRTQAQRRQALEGFRRGQYRCLVATDLAARGLDVDDIGHVISLDVPHGPEDYVHRIGRTARAAASGRASLFALEVERRTLQDIERIIRQELPRTEVPRRDPLFKREMEAFAAKQRDPGPPQADHGRSKRPEGAAPGRHARTHGKGRPKGPSGQ
- a CDS encoding FKBP-type peptidyl-prolyl cis-trans isomerase, with translation MKIGKDSVVAIDYKLHLGDGKVVDESEAGEPLVYLHGYEEIVPGLEKALEGKAAGESLKTVVSAADGYGDYDPEGVEEVPRTEFPEDLEIKAGGILSATDPEGDEVDFLVKEVRKDTVLVDFNHPFAGKELHFEVTIKEVRAATPEELEHGHAHGPDDGHDH
- a CDS encoding DUF2378 family protein translates to MSPAEVVIQSTLFESLLRCVRLDNALRERMAAAGYDPDRPRASYPASVFLRCQNLVLQAAYAGRPREEALRQMGRDLVRGYFETLVGKVVNVALKVAGPDRAMKRVALSFRSVMEPVEITSTELGPRDWRVTFQGYPFPAEAAAGCCEEALRQAGAANPSAVLESDDGHGRFELHMRW
- a CDS encoding RNA polymerase sigma factor, with product MEGVTDEVLMDQFCQGDQPAFEALFARHAGRVHGFLARMVRDGPLAEDLMQTTFLSVIRARGRYERGTRFTPWLLTIAANAARDALRHQQHVDAHAHAPPEGPTSVDAPDGDPVMRRRIEDALQQLPLEQREAVVLSKVEGWSFEEIAEMRGIRAGAARLRAHRGYEKLRELLGGLEDMS
- a CDS encoding DUF1109 domain-containing protein — protein: MSPPVDPWRSAPPRLDPQAMERALAASRAELALKRPVRGWRSQAVGLFAASAGMALAVAGVLLALGRTTGSVLMGRAPLLAMLLSTGAVCSWGALSPRGRGLRWVGVGMALASAALLVLTRATPRGPSTLPEWVCTVSHVALALVPLVVALVALRSAVFDPLRAAVAGMAVGTVGAVVGELACEQGPGHVAIYHLGAWALLTLATWALSKRLKPRTYAP
- a CDS encoding Carotenogenesis protein CarS, which produces MKHDPSLILTEDVDGAPLHMGAAVMIVRTEPDDSVSERFLGRVGVVVALVFDDPPTQYPSDPLIQVRVAGVGEDLFFARELVEVPQGHFVAFGSSSSG
- a CDS encoding glutathione S-transferase C-terminal domain-containing protein; translation: MAEAHDTHHPLAVMKYYDEQKDAAKQRAEDFRTQRIPKFLGYFERVLKSNTQGGGKFLLGRDFSYPELALYQLVEGLLYAFPNAMRRVAPEIPGVMALHQRISERPRITAYKQSKRAQPFNQQGIFRHYPELDDPNATK
- a CDS encoding glutathione S-transferase N-terminal domain-containing protein, with amino-acid sequence MSDAKFELYYWPGIPGRGEFVRLVLEEAGADWVDVGLQSGAKAVSDMIARGPVPAYAPPVLKVGDVVFSQAPNICAYLGERFGWSPRTKARGCTPVNSSSPSRMPWRKHTTRTTRSPS